A stretch of the Salvelinus fontinalis isolate EN_2023a chromosome 22, ASM2944872v1, whole genome shotgun sequence genome encodes the following:
- the LOC129819850 gene encoding eukaryotic translation initiation factor 2 subunit 1-like, producing MTTTTLERTEGLSVLNQAMAAIKEKIEEKRGVFNIQMEAKVVTDIDETELARQLEQLERENAEVDGDDEDGEMEAKAED from the exons ATGACCACCACCACACTGGAGCGCACAGAGGGTCTCTCTGTCCTCAACCAGGCCATGGCTGCCATCAAAGAGAAGATTGAGGAGAAGCGAGGAGTGTTTAACATCCAGATGGAG GCGAAGGTTGTGACCGACATAGATGAGACAGAGCTGGCCCGCCAGCTGgagcaactggagagagagaacgctGAGGTGGACGGAGATGacgaggatggagagatggaggccaAGGCAGAGGACTAA